The nucleotide window GGCCCCCGGGCACGAAGCGCACGTCGACGATGGCGGATGCCGTGGCGGGCACCACATTGGCGTTCGCCCCGGCATCCACGATCGTCGCGTTGGCGACGTTCGCGAGACCCGGCGCGATGAACGCGGCCGCGGGCCCGGCGAGCCCGATGAGGTCGAGCGGATCGGCCGGTGCCGCCTCGCCGAGCACCTCGCGGAGGCCCGCGTCGAGGGCGCGGCTCGTGGCCGATCCGGTGAGCGGCCAGTCTTCGTCGGCGATCCTGGCGAGGGCCCGCGCGAGCCGGTGCACGGGGTTGTCGGGGTTCCGTTGCGAGGCGTGCGAGGCCCGGCCGCGGGCGGTGAGCCGGAGCCACAGGATGCCCTTCTCCCCCGTCTGCAGGAAGAAGACGGGCCGGCCGGCGAGCTCGGCCGAGAAGCCGCCGACCTCGCTGACGGCGGTGTCGGCGCCGGCGAAGGCGTCGGGATGCGCCTCGGCGAGCCAGCGGGCGCCGACGCGCGAGTTGTCCTCCTCGTCGGCGAGGAACGCGAGGATCACGTCGCGTCGCGGCACGAAGCCGGCGGCGGCGAGGGTGCGGACGGCGGTCACGATCATCGCGACCATGTTCTTCATGTCGACGGCGCCGCGGCCCCACAGCATCCCGTCGCGGATCACCCCGCCGAAGGGGTCGACGCTCCAGCCGGCCGGGTCGGCGGGCACGACGTCGAGGTGACCGTGCAGCACGATGGCCGGCAGGGACGGATCGGTGCCGGCCCAGCGGGCGATGAGGTTCGTGCGGCCGGGTTCGCGTTCGTAACGGCGGCAATGGATGCCCGCTTCGGCGAGAAGCGCCTCGATGCGGTCGGCGGCGGCCCGCTCGCCTTCGGCGTCGCCGCCGCCGCGGTTCGTCGTGTCGATGCGGATGAGTTCGGCCGTGAGCCGGCAGACCTCCTCATCGCCGGTGGCAGCGCCCACTGACATGCTCAGTCGAGGAGGTCGTGCACCTGCACGATCTCGTCACGGCCGGGGCCGACGCCGATCGCCGAGATGCGCGAGCCCGAGATCGCCTCGAGCTCGCGCACGTACGCCCGGGCGTTGGCGGGCAGATCCTCGAGCGTGCGGGCCCCCGAGATGTCTTCGCTCCAGCCGGGGAACTCCTCGTAGATCGGCACGGCGTGGTGGAAGTCGGACTGCGAGACGGGCACCTCGTCGACGCGCTGCCCGTCGACGTCGTAGGCGACGCAGACGGGGATGCGTTCGAGGCCGGTGAGCACGTCGAGCTTGGTGAGCACGAAGTCGGTGACGCCGTTGACGCGGGCCGCGTAGCGGGCGATCGGCGCGTCGTACCAGCCGGTGCGGCGCAGACGCCCGGTGGTCGTGCCGTACTCGTGGCCGCGTTCGGCGAGCCAGGTGCCCCATTCGTCGAAGAGCTCGGTCGGGAACGGCCCGGCGCCCACGCGCGTCGTGTACGCCTTGACGACGGCGATGACCCGGTCGATGCGCCCGGGGGCGATGCCGGAGCCGGTGATCGCCCCGCCGCTCGTCGCGTTCGAGGAGGTCACGAACGGGTAGGTGCCGTGGTCGACGTCGAGCATCGTCGCCTGCCCGCCCTCGAACAGCACGGTCTCGCCGGCCTCGAGGGCGCGGTGCAGCAGCAGGCCCGTGTCGCTGACCATGGGCCGAAGCCGCTCGACGTGCGCGAGCAGTTCGTCGACGATCTCGTCGACGCTGAACGCACGCCGGTTGTAGACCTTCACGAGCAGGTGGTTCTTCTGGTCGAGGGCGCCCTCGACCTTCTGCCGCAGGATGTTCTCGTCGAAGAGGTCCTGCATGCGGATGCCGACGCGGTTGATCTTGTCGGCGTAGGCGGGGCCGATGCCGCGGCCGGTCGTGCCGATCTGCCGCTTGCCGAGGAAACGCTCGGTGACCTTGTCGAGGGTGCGGTGGTACTGCGTGATGACGTGCGCGTTCGCCGAGACCTGCAGCCGCGACACGTCGATGCCGCGCGAGGCGAGGGCCTCGAGCTCCTCGAACAGCACGTCGATGTCGACGACGACGCCGTTGGCGATGACGGGCGTGACGCCCGGGGTGAGGATGCCGGATGGCAGCAGGTGCAGGGCGTACTTCTCGTCGCCGATGACGACGGTGTGGCCGGCGTTGTTGCCGCCGTTGAACTTGACGACGTAGTCGAGGCGCGAGGCGAGCAGGTCGGTTGCCTTGCCCTTGCCTTCGTCGCCCCACTGCGCACCGATCAGGACGGCTGCGGGCATGTCAGTCCTCTCGTGCCGCGTCGGCCGCGGCTGGCTCTGCGTCCCCGGCGGGGTCGCGGTCGGGTTCGGGGGTTTCGGGGCCCTCCGCCTCGGGCGCGGGCGCGTCGGCGGGCGTGGATGCCTCGGGTGTGGATGCCGGGACGACGACCGCCTCGGCGGGGCGCACGACGGTGAGCACCTGGGTCGGGGTGAACTCGCTGGCGATGCGCGCCTGCGCGACCCCGTCGGCGGCGGCGAGCTCGGCCTCGAGGCGCTCGGCACGGCCCGTCAGGCCGAGGGCGCCGGCGGCGCGGCGCTGCGTGTCGAGCGCTCGGAGGTATGCCCGGTTGGCCTCCTCGGACCAGGGCACCCCGTCGCCCGGCCGCCAGCCGGCTTCGGCGAGCTGTTCGCGGGATCGCTCGGCGGCGACGCTGGCGAAGGCGTAGGCCTCGAGGGTGCGGCCTTCGGAGTCGGCGAGATCGGCGAGTTCGGTCCAGGCGAGCGGCGAATCGGGGTGGTGCGCGACGACTCCGGG belongs to Agromyces archimandritae and includes:
- a CDS encoding M20/M25/M40 family metallo-hydrolase — its product is MSVGAATGDEEVCRLTAELIRIDTTNRGGGDAEGERAAADRIEALLAEAGIHCRRYEREPGRTNLIARWAGTDPSLPAIVLHGHLDVVPADPAGWSVDPFGGVIRDGMLWGRGAVDMKNMVAMIVTAVRTLAAAGFVPRRDVILAFLADEEDNSRVGARWLAEAHPDAFAGADTAVSEVGGFSAELAGRPVFFLQTGEKGILWLRLTARGRASHASQRNPDNPVHRLARALARIADEDWPLTGSATSRALDAGLREVLGEAAPADPLDLIGLAGPAAAFIAPGLANVANATIVDAGANANVVPATASAIVDVRFVPGGRDAALARIRELAGPDVDVEIADEAPAVEAPATGPVVDAMRAAIRAHRPDAAVVPYLLPAGTDNAMLAGLGIRGYGFVPMLLPAGYDFPAMFHGVDERVPLDALVFGEAVLREFIRAL
- a CDS encoding DUF3151 family protein, with amino-acid sequence MTADESSPETEASLPDEPEVRQALAEVDRASIPGVVAHHPDSPLAWTELADLADSEGRTLEAYAFASVAAERSREQLAEAGWRPGDGVPWSEEANRAYLRALDTQRRAAGALGLTGRAERLEAELAAADGVAQARIASEFTPTQVLTVVRPAEAVVVPASTPEASTPADAPAPEAEGPETPEPDRDPAGDAEPAAADAARED
- a CDS encoding adenylosuccinate synthase, with translation MPAAVLIGAQWGDEGKGKATDLLASRLDYVVKFNGGNNAGHTVVIGDEKYALHLLPSGILTPGVTPVIANGVVVDIDVLFEELEALASRGIDVSRLQVSANAHVITQYHRTLDKVTERFLGKRQIGTTGRGIGPAYADKINRVGIRMQDLFDENILRQKVEGALDQKNHLLVKVYNRRAFSVDEIVDELLAHVERLRPMVSDTGLLLHRALEAGETVLFEGGQATMLDVDHGTYPFVTSSNATSGGAITGSGIAPGRIDRVIAVVKAYTTRVGAGPFPTELFDEWGTWLAERGHEYGTTTGRLRRTGWYDAPIARYAARVNGVTDFVLTKLDVLTGLERIPVCVAYDVDGQRVDEVPVSQSDFHHAVPIYEEFPGWSEDISGARTLEDLPANARAYVRELEAISGSRISAIGVGPGRDEIVQVHDLLD